From the Methanobacterium sp. BAmetb5 genome, the window GGAATTTACCATGACACCCATAGTAACTGGGGGGCAGACGGGTTACAATGCCAGTGGGGCTCAGTATTCCGAGGGAGGAGTAAATATCAGAAACAATGAGGGTCGTTTCCTGGGAAGAGGATTTGCAGAGTCAGTATACTATGCTGATGCCCTGCAAAACATGCTATCTCTAGCAGGGATACCGGATACCCAGAAAATACGGAAACTCATGGAAACACCAGGACCATCTTCACTCTTGAAGTTGAAGGGTCTGTTATATATGGCCTGGCCACCTCACCAGAAGAAACTGAAAAAGATACTGGAAAAATGTTTAGAACAGGGATTACCCATTGATTTCATTAAGTAAATTGATTTCTAAATGATATACCACTTGGAATTAAAAACACTTGGAATTAAATAATCAAAATGTAATTAAAAAATATCCACAGGGGACTGATACAATAAACAAAACTTTAAGTCTAATTGCTGCAGTTTTGATGGGGATAATCCTGGTGATACTCCTCTACCAAACCTTCGTTATGGGACAGTACTCCACCTTCAATTTCCTGGCCATACTGGCCTTTGCGGTGTTTTTGGCCATCAGCATCTATGACTGGAGAAATGCGGACACCGATGAAGAATAAATTTTTATTTTTTCTAAAGATTCTAATAGGTGTGGGTACTGAAGGTTTATTTTTTCTTTAAAGATTCTAAAAGCCCAGATTTCCGGGCATAATGGAATAAATAGAGCTGAACGTACCCTGCCCAGTCACCGTAATGTTCCATACCAAATTCACGGACTTCCTGTGGTTTAAGTTCCTCACCAGGGAAATAAAGGTATTCTATGATCCTTTTAATCCACACATCCACCGGGAAAGCCTCTCCCATCCCCAAACCGTAGAGCAGGATACAGTCGGCCACCTTGGGCCCCACACCCGGTAGCTGTAGGATAGTGTCAAATGCTTTTTCGTACTTCATTCTGGCCAGTTTATCCAGGTTTATTTCGGATTGCACCATGTGCGAGGCATTAATAATATATTTAGCCCGGTATCCAACCCCGCAGGCCTGGAGATTTTTATCAAAGACGAAATCCGGGGGCAGGTTATCTTCACAGCGTTGCATCTCTTCTAGGTCATGTTCCGGAGCACGGGCCAGTACAGTTGGGGAGGGGAAGGTGTAAAAATCACCGGAGCTGAACCGGTATCCATCACCCCACCTCCTTTTAATATCATTCACTGAGCGTGTCCAGCGTAATATGGAACAGTTAGCCGAAGATATTGAAGATATAATACATTCAAATGGGTTATGGGCTTTAAAGATTCTGAGACCCTGGCAGAAGGCAATGGTTGGTTTTAGTTTAGGATCTTCACCTAAAAAATCGTATAACTGGTCCAGATCATGGTCAAGACCAAAAATATCCCGGACCTTACTTTCAATGGCTTTTCCTGAAATCTCTTCTGGAGATTCTGCCATGATATTTACCCTATTTTCTGGATCTGAATCTTCATGACCAATCTTTACCAGACATGGAGCACCATTCACTATCACCAGTTCCTGGAAATGATGACTATCCTCTTTCCACGGGGGCTGGCTGGTCTGGCCACTGTTGATGGTGAGGGACAGGTTGAAGGGTCCTTTAGGGTTGAAGTTAAACTGGGTTTTCATCACTGTGAGTTTGTTTTCGTTGATTTATATTTATCCAAAGGTGAAGGTTTATATTAAATATGGTTGGATAAATGCCCTAAAAAACTCCTATCCTGTCTAAAATCCCTTTTGAAACTTGGAAATTTTTTAAAAATCAAAAAAAATAAAGGGATAGAGTTAATAATCACCATCCCTCCCCGACTTCTTAATGTATTTTTTAACCGCTTTTGGTCACGGAACCCTGACCATTGACCTGCTGGGTTACCTGAGGGCTACCAGTGTAGGTTATGGAACCTCCACCATTAACTATTGCGGTGAGAGTGTTTATCACGTTAACATTGGCTTTTCCTTGCCCGTTAATGGTCACGGTGGCAGTTTGGCTCTGTAAGTTATTGGCGTCTATGTTACCCCCTCCGTTGATGGTGGCCACCATATTCTGGGTAGTACCCGAAAGGGTCATTTTACCGTTATCCAGGGTAATGGTGAGTTTATCGGTGTTCAGGCCGGTGATTTCCGAGTTACCTCCGCCATTGGTGACGAGGGTTTTCAAATTTTTAAGGGTGACGTAGAATTTTACAGCCCCATTACCCACACTGTTCAGGTTGTTGATTGACAGGGTGTTCCCCGATACAGTGGTGGAAATTTTAGACATCAAATTACTATCTGCTTCCATTCGGAAGGATTCATTGTCACCCTGCTGGATGATTAAGGTACCAGGGCCATTTAAAGCAACAGTGGTAATCCCCTTAACATCCGGGGTCTGGTTCCCAGTTCCAGTTTGCTGGGTACATCCTGAGGCAGCCACAACAATACACAACAGTATACCAAGTACAAGAGTATAAGACATTTTTCCCATAAATTAACCTCCACTGGGTTATTTGATTAAATTAATTATTATAGTTATGTTATTACTCACACTTGGGTGAAAATCCACTTCTGCACTCTAAGGGTCTTGTCAAGGGATATTAACCCTTCTTTGATTTAGATTCTTCCAGAGTATTTTTACACAAACCATAACACTAACCCCAAAACAAAGTGTTAGTCGAGGTGTAACATGAGTTTTGCTGGAAGACCAGTATTCAGATTCAAAGAATTTCATGGCCCGGGTGGAGTTAAGCCGTAGATTAAAACCTATATCAACCAATCGCTGATGGTTTGTATCACTTCTGCACTGATATGTCCCTCTACTCCGTATTCAGTGGGAGTTGATTTACCTTCTCCTTCAATGAACAAATGGTTTAAACTGGGGAATAGATGGCAGGTGACATCTTCTCTAGATTCAAGCTCCTTTTCCCACACTTTGAAGTCTTTGGTTGGTGACACCTGATAATCACGTCCTCCCTGCAGGATCAACAGGGGCATTTCCAGGTTTTTAATGATTTCTTTAGTGGGGTGGTTGCGCAGATCTAAGAAATAGGATGCTGACATACCCAAAGGCAGCTCTTTTGATGGAACATCTGCGGAAAGCTCAGGATCCTTTGCACGAGCCACTTTAACCTTTAAAGATTCCAGTGTATCCTTCTGTTCCCTGGTCATCTTACCCGAAAGACTGTAAAGGTAGGTGAACTGTTCCAGGATGGTATCCTCCAGGGGCCGGATAATACCGGCCATTATAATCAATCCTGCCAGATCCGGGTCCTCCTGCCCGATACGTGGAGCAACAGATGCACCTAAACTGTGGCCCAGTAAATATACACTTTTTGGATCGATTTCTGGGGTCTGGCGCAATAAATCTGCTGCCAGGAGAGCATCATCAATAACTTCTTCCTGCACCGTCAGCTGAGCCAACTGGTCCGGTGTAAACTTTGAAGCATGTTGGAGGGTTCTTTTATCATACCTTAAGACTGCAATTCCCTTTGAAGCCAAGCCCCAGGCGATATCCCGAAATATTTTATTGGGTCCCAGAGTTTCGTCCCGATCATTGGGACCAGAACCATGGACCAGAACCACGCCCGGAAACGGCCCAGAACCAGTGGGAAGGGTGATAGTTCCGGGTAAAGACCATTTCCCGCGGCCAACAGTCACTTCAACCTCTCTAAAGGTGGAATCATCCACGTAATCTGGTGGATGGTACTCAGTTTGGGAGGGTATTATGCTTAATCCACTGATACGGCCCTTACTGTTGAACACGACCTGTACATCAATGTTGGCCCGTTCAAACTGGCACCTTACACTGACGATCTGGTGTCCTTCCAGTTCCGCGGTTTGCAACACTCCAGACTGGATTAAATCACCTGCGGGTATGGTTAAACGTTGCCAGGACTTTTTCAACTCAGGTAAAGGAATAGCAGTTTTCATCTGGTTATCAAACTGTTGGACAGCCATTTCGTAGTTACCCTGTAACATCTGGGACACGAATCTTTCGGCCAGTGCCCTAAAATTATCCAAATTTAAAGAACTCATATAATCTCCTCTTTTTAATGTAAGTGATGTCCAATTGCAAATAGGAACTGTTCAAATTAATAGAAGTGGTATCCTTTCCAGTAATGTATATTTTTACAAATATTATATTATTATCATTGGCTTGAAAATCAGTCATTCAACTTTTTTACAAATTTCATAGAATATTATCTAATTTCAAAATAGTTTAGTAATTATAATGCCTTACATTGGCAGTTGGAGAGGGTATAACAACTTATTTATAATAATGGGAAATATATGAAATGTTAAAAACCGGAAATATGATAAATTTACATAGTTAAAAGTCTAAAGGGAAACTCGAAGTAAGGGGGGGAACCATGTCTTATAAAGAGGATTTATCAACTGAAAACCAGATTAAGGGGACGGAACCATCCGCTACACATGTCACTCTAGCGGGTATTTTCATTTTCATAGCCGCCATGGTGGTTTTAATGGGTATTATAACTGGAGAAATTTTTTACCCTCCAGAACTCACTTACACCACGGCTCAGAGTATGATCAGTGATTTGGGGGCTACAGTGCCTCCTAACAGTATCATAACCCAGCCCTCGGCAACCATATTTAATTTTGCTATGATCATCGCTGGAATTCTGATTCTAATGGGTAATTACTTTCTTTTTAAAGTTTACCACGATAAAATCGGTGGGATACTGGTGGGATTGTTGGGATTAGGAGCCCTCGGTGTGGGGGTATTCCCGGGGAATATGACTCCCATGCACCCCATATTCTCGTTGATGACCTTCATCTGTGGAGGTTTATCGGCTATTTACTCCTACAAATTAATCAAATCACCATTCAAATACATATCACTCCTGTTGGGACTCCTCTCCCTATTTTTCCTCTTCACCTACAACCTGTTCATACCAGTGCTCGGTGGAGGAGGAGTGGAAAGATGGGTGGCTTACCCGGTTATCCTTTGGCTGCTGGGATTCGGAGGATACCTGATGGGAAAAGGATCAGAAAATAACTCTTAAAATAAAATTTTAAGCTACAATATTTATTTAAAAACTAAAAAAGGGGATAAGGGGTTTTAAATGTATGAAAAGGACTACCAGGGGAAGTTAACCACACCCGCACAAGCAGTTAAATCAATCCATAATGGAGACATGCTGGTCCATGGGCTGACCATGGCCGAGCCACCAGCACTCCTAAAAGCAGTGGCCGACCGTCTACGTGAAGGTGACCTGGAAAAGATTAGGATGTTCAGTGTTATCCCCCTGGACAGTGTCTGTTCCACCATACTGGCCCCGGACCTGGTGGACTGTGTGGAGGCCTACAGTGGATTCGTAGACTCCGGTACCAGGGGCCTGGTGAGTGCCGGTCTAAACTATTACGTTCCCAATCACCTCCACCAGATTCCCCGACTCCTGGAAGAGTTCATCGGAGTTGACGTGTGTATAACCACGGTTTCACCTATGGATGATGCAGGATATTTCTCCTTTGGCACGGCTAATGATTTTACCTCCACCGCAGCCCGGGCAGCCCGGATTTTAATGGTGGAGGTCA encodes:
- a CDS encoding head GIN domain-containing protein, which produces MGKMSYTLVLGILLCIVVAASGCTQQTGTGNQTPDVKGITTVALNGPGTLIIQQGDNESFRMEADSNLMSKISTTVSGNTLSINNLNSVGNGAVKFYVTLKNLKTLVTNGGGNSEITGLNTDKLTITLDNGKMTLSGTTQNMVATINGGGNIDANNLQSQTATVTINGQGKANVNVINTLTAIVNGGGSITYTGSPQVTQQVNGQGSVTKSG
- a CDS encoding alpha/beta fold hydrolase codes for the protein MSSLNLDNFRALAERFVSQMLQGNYEMAVQQFDNQMKTAIPLPELKKSWQRLTIPAGDLIQSGVLQTAELEGHQIVSVRCQFERANIDVQVVFNSKGRISGLSIIPSQTEYHPPDYVDDSTFREVEVTVGRGKWSLPGTITLPTGSGPFPGVVLVHGSGPNDRDETLGPNKIFRDIAWGLASKGIAVLRYDKRTLQHASKFTPDQLAQLTVQEEVIDDALLAADLLRQTPEIDPKSVYLLGHSLGASVAPRIGQEDPDLAGLIIMAGIIRPLEDTILEQFTYLYSLSGKMTREQKDTLESLKVKVARAKDPELSADVPSKELPLGMSASYFLDLRNHPTKEIIKNLEMPLLILQGGRDYQVSPTKDFKVWEKELESREDVTCHLFPSLNHLFIEGEGKSTPTEYGVEGHISAEVIQTISDWLI
- a CDS encoding DNA glycosylase gives rise to the protein MKTQFNFNPKGPFNLSLTINSGQTSQPPWKEDSHHFQELVIVNGAPCLVKIGHEDSDPENRVNIMAESPEEISGKAIESKVRDIFGLDHDLDQLYDFLGEDPKLKPTIAFCQGLRIFKAHNPFECIISSISSANCSILRWTRSVNDIKRRWGDGYRFSSGDFYTFPSPTVLARAPEHDLEEMQRCEDNLPPDFVFDKNLQACGVGYRAKYIINASHMVQSEINLDKLARMKYEKAFDTILQLPGVGPKVADCILLYGLGMGEAFPVDVWIKRIIEYLYFPGEELKPQEVREFGMEHYGDWAGYVQLYLFHYARKSGLLESLKKK
- a CDS encoding DUF998 domain-containing protein codes for the protein MSYKEDLSTENQIKGTEPSATHVTLAGIFIFIAAMVVLMGIITGEIFYPPELTYTTAQSMISDLGATVPPNSIITQPSATIFNFAMIIAGILILMGNYFLFKVYHDKIGGILVGLLGLGALGVGVFPGNMTPMHPIFSLMTFICGGLSAIYSYKLIKSPFKYISLLLGLLSLFFLFTYNLFIPVLGGGGVERWVAYPVILWLLGFGGYLMGKGSENNS